One window from the genome of Balearica regulorum gibbericeps isolate bBalReg1 chromosome 18, bBalReg1.pri, whole genome shotgun sequence encodes:
- the CBX8 gene encoding chromobox protein homolog 8 isoform X3, translating to MELYGPKKRGPKPKTFLLKAQAKAKAKTYEFRSDSSRGIRVPYPGRSPQELGSTSRAREGLRNIALAPQGSSSTSTPKGDGIRDRVIRVEEKPGETPKKRGPKPRKELYKDLAETLDASKRKLGDPGDKVGDYLKARKMEEAAAGVAKFGSGHSVIQLARRQDPDLPGALPGPNRAEAGAKLGAAETYPPRLAKHRADFLDPKGQGGLDPGGPKLLHGAVSPGAVGSLYRDGVGGQAGRPSLIARIPVSRILGDPEEESWSPSLNNLEKVVVTDVTSNFLTVTIKESSTDQGFFKEKR from the exons ATGGAACTATACGGGCCCAAAAAGCGAGGGCCCAAGCCCAAAACCTTCCTGCTAAAG GCCCAGGCAAAAGCGAAAGCCAAAACCTATGAATTTCGCAGTGACTCTTCCAGGGGGATCCGGGTGCCGTATCCCGGCAGGTccccccaggagctgggctCCACGTCCCGGGCTAGGGAAGGACTCAGAAACATAGCCCTggctccccagggcagctccagcaccagcacccccaaggGAGACGGCATCCGGGACCGGGTGATCCGCGTGGAGGAGAAACCCGGGGAGACCCCCAAAAAGAGAGGCCCGAAGCCCAGGAAGGAGCTTTACAAGGACCTGGCGGAGACTCTGGATGCTTCCAAGAGGAAACTGGGGGACCCGGGGGACAAGGTGGGGGACTACCTGAAAGCCAGGAAGATGGAGGAGGCGGCAGCGGGGGTGGCCAAGTTCGGCTCGGGACACAGCGTCATCCAGCTGGCCAGGCGGCAGGACCCCGACCTCCCCGgcgccctgcccggccccaaCCGAGCCGAGGCAGGTGCCAAGCTGGGAGCCGCTGAGACCTACCCTCCCCGGCTGGCCAAGCACCGGGCAGACTTTCTGGACCCcaaggggcagggggggctggaCCCCGGTGGGCCCAAGCTCCTGCACGGCGCGGTGAGCCCGGGCGCCGTGGGCAGCCTGTACCGCGACGGCGTGGGGGGCCAGGCAGGGCGGCCCTCCCTCATCGCCAGGATCCCCGTCTCCAGGATCCTGGGGGACCCTGAGGAGGAGTCCTGGAGCCCCTCTCTCAACAACCTGGAGAAGGTGGTGGTAACTGATGTGACCTCTAACTTTTTGACCGTCACCATCAAGGAGAGCAGCACGGACCAAGGATTCTTTAAAGAGAAGCGATGA
- the CBX8 gene encoding chromobox protein homolog 8 isoform X2, translating to MELSAVGERVFAAEALLKRRIRKGRMEYLVKWKGWSQKYSTWEPEENILDARLLAAFEEREREMELYGPKKRGPKPKTFLLKAQAKAKAKTYEFRSDSSRGIRVPYPGRSPQELGSTSRAREGLRNIALAPQGSSSTSTPKGDGIRDRVIRVEEKPGETPKKRGPKPRKELYKDLAETLDASKRKLGDPGDKVGDYLKARKMEEAAAGVAKFGSGHSVIQLARRQDPDLPGALPGPNRAEAGAKLGAAETYPPRLAKHRADFLDPKGQGGLDPGGPKLLHGAVSPGAVGSLYRDGVGGQAGRPSLIARIPVSRILGDPEEESWSPSLNNLEKVVVTDVTSNFLTVTIKESSTDQGFFKEKR from the exons ATGGAGCTCTCGGCCGTCGGGGAGCGCGTCTTCGCGGCCGAGGCCCTGCTCAAGCGCCGCATCCGCAAA GGGCGCATGGAATATCTCGTAAAATGGAAGGGCTGGTCTCAGAA gtacAGCACTTGGGAACCCGAGGAAAACATCCTGGATGCCCGGCTGCTCGCAGCCTTTGAGGAGAG GGAGCGAGAAATGGAACTATACGGGCCCAAAAAGCGAGGGCCCAAGCCCAAAACCTTCCTGCTAAAG GCCCAGGCAAAAGCGAAAGCCAAAACCTATGAATTTCGCAGTGACTCTTCCAGGGGGATCCGGGTGCCGTATCCCGGCAGGTccccccaggagctgggctCCACGTCCCGGGCTAGGGAAGGACTCAGAAACATAGCCCTggctccccagggcagctccagcaccagcacccccaaggGAGACGGCATCCGGGACCGGGTGATCCGCGTGGAGGAGAAACCCGGGGAGACCCCCAAAAAGAGAGGCCCGAAGCCCAGGAAGGAGCTTTACAAGGACCTGGCGGAGACTCTGGATGCTTCCAAGAGGAAACTGGGGGACCCGGGGGACAAGGTGGGGGACTACCTGAAAGCCAGGAAGATGGAGGAGGCGGCAGCGGGGGTGGCCAAGTTCGGCTCGGGACACAGCGTCATCCAGCTGGCCAGGCGGCAGGACCCCGACCTCCCCGgcgccctgcccggccccaaCCGAGCCGAGGCAGGTGCCAAGCTGGGAGCCGCTGAGACCTACCCTCCCCGGCTGGCCAAGCACCGGGCAGACTTTCTGGACCCcaaggggcagggggggctggaCCCCGGTGGGCCCAAGCTCCTGCACGGCGCGGTGAGCCCGGGCGCCGTGGGCAGCCTGTACCGCGACGGCGTGGGGGGCCAGGCAGGGCGGCCCTCCCTCATCGCCAGGATCCCCGTCTCCAGGATCCTGGGGGACCCTGAGGAGGAGTCCTGGAGCCCCTCTCTCAACAACCTGGAGAAGGTGGTGGTAACTGATGTGACCTCTAACTTTTTGACCGTCACCATCAAGGAGAGCAGCACGGACCAAGGATTCTTTAAAGAGAAGCGATGA
- the CBX8 gene encoding chromobox protein homolog 8 isoform X1 gives MELSAVGERVFAAEALLKRRIRKGRMEYLVKWKGWSQKYSTWEPEENILDARLLAAFEESFGFFNTSREREMELYGPKKRGPKPKTFLLKAQAKAKAKTYEFRSDSSRGIRVPYPGRSPQELGSTSRAREGLRNIALAPQGSSSTSTPKGDGIRDRVIRVEEKPGETPKKRGPKPRKELYKDLAETLDASKRKLGDPGDKVGDYLKARKMEEAAAGVAKFGSGHSVIQLARRQDPDLPGALPGPNRAEAGAKLGAAETYPPRLAKHRADFLDPKGQGGLDPGGPKLLHGAVSPGAVGSLYRDGVGGQAGRPSLIARIPVSRILGDPEEESWSPSLNNLEKVVVTDVTSNFLTVTIKESSTDQGFFKEKR, from the exons ATGGAGCTCTCGGCCGTCGGGGAGCGCGTCTTCGCGGCCGAGGCCCTGCTCAAGCGCCGCATCCGCAAA GGGCGCATGGAATATCTCGTAAAATGGAAGGGCTGGTCTCAGAA gtacAGCACTTGGGAACCCGAGGAAAACATCCTGGATGCCCGGCTGCTCGCAGCCTTTGAGGAGAG ctttggtttttttaacacctcTAGGGAGCGAGAAATGGAACTATACGGGCCCAAAAAGCGAGGGCCCAAGCCCAAAACCTTCCTGCTAAAG GCCCAGGCAAAAGCGAAAGCCAAAACCTATGAATTTCGCAGTGACTCTTCCAGGGGGATCCGGGTGCCGTATCCCGGCAGGTccccccaggagctgggctCCACGTCCCGGGCTAGGGAAGGACTCAGAAACATAGCCCTggctccccagggcagctccagcaccagcacccccaaggGAGACGGCATCCGGGACCGGGTGATCCGCGTGGAGGAGAAACCCGGGGAGACCCCCAAAAAGAGAGGCCCGAAGCCCAGGAAGGAGCTTTACAAGGACCTGGCGGAGACTCTGGATGCTTCCAAGAGGAAACTGGGGGACCCGGGGGACAAGGTGGGGGACTACCTGAAAGCCAGGAAGATGGAGGAGGCGGCAGCGGGGGTGGCCAAGTTCGGCTCGGGACACAGCGTCATCCAGCTGGCCAGGCGGCAGGACCCCGACCTCCCCGgcgccctgcccggccccaaCCGAGCCGAGGCAGGTGCCAAGCTGGGAGCCGCTGAGACCTACCCTCCCCGGCTGGCCAAGCACCGGGCAGACTTTCTGGACCCcaaggggcagggggggctggaCCCCGGTGGGCCCAAGCTCCTGCACGGCGCGGTGAGCCCGGGCGCCGTGGGCAGCCTGTACCGCGACGGCGTGGGGGGCCAGGCAGGGCGGCCCTCCCTCATCGCCAGGATCCCCGTCTCCAGGATCCTGGGGGACCCTGAGGAGGAGTCCTGGAGCCCCTCTCTCAACAACCTGGAGAAGGTGGTGGTAACTGATGTGACCTCTAACTTTTTGACCGTCACCATCAAGGAGAGCAGCACGGACCAAGGATTCTTTAAAGAGAAGCGATGA